The Coccidioides posadasii str. Silveira chromosome 3, complete sequence genome contains a region encoding:
- a CDS encoding uncharacterized protein (EggNog:ENOG410PYWA) — protein sequence MAKSSKKNATENGTSSSGSQAKPQVKTPKQRPTTRTIVRWNDELDKQLLLSIQYACNAAGIKIPWGNVATLMGNNITEGAIVQHLAKLRARMEEEGIRVPPPLRRGGSGAAKKKGSSKATSTTKATSTDDDATKSQEPEMKVYPNTERQKSDVTSTRNRVDSSPSSVGEIGQPHPSDDSIAAGASFLEFAGIDKTAGSANNVVGGRKRKALDSSIVTLRISPWRLEKLLMKESRVIDKHRAGQQEAQASLGQDETVADSDETYQDMPCTQQMLLMETDAMDTESFLQIGAQHFEIPTECTCTQDSVGVSTQPLQTNDDLLQFYNPGYYNTAFSDMYLPGLTNRPLSTVQNPGLGSPQNDSFSWLMDSSAPNNRLLETEDNFDVAEFISPEYLTQ from the exons ATGGCAAAAAGTTCCAAGAAGAATGCCACCGAAAATGGCACATCCTCATCTGGATCACAAGCCAAACCACAAGTGAAGACTCCCAAGCAGCGACCAACAACCCGTACTATTGTTCGCTGGAATG ACGAACTTGATAAGCAACTGCTTCTCTCAATCCAGTATGCCTGTAATGCAGCTGGAATCAAAATTCCATGGGGGAATGTAGCCACGCTCATGGGCAACAACATTACCGAAGGAGCTATTGTTCAGCACCTCGCAAAATTGCGCGCACGCATGGAAGAAGAAGGTATCCGTGTCCCACCTCCTCTTCGTCGAGGAGGTTCGGGGGccgcaaagaagaaaggctCTTCGAAAGCCACCAGCACCACAAAAGCAACTTCCACGGATGATGATGCGACTAAATCCCAGGAGCCAGAAATGAAAGTATATCCAAACACGGAGCGCCAGAAAAGCGATGTTACTTCCACCAGGAACAGGGTGGATTCCTCTCCCAGCTCTGTAGGGGAGATTGGTCAACCTCACCCAAGTGATGATTCCATTGCTGCTGGGGCAAGTTTTCTGGAGTTTGCAGGAATTGACAAAACTGCTGGCAGCGCCAATAATGTGGTAggtggaaggaaaagaaaggctCTGGATTCCAGCATAGTTACACTCCGCATTTCACCATGGCGTTTAGAAAAACTTCTCATGAAGGAGAGCAGAGTGATTGACAAGCACAGGGCTGGGCAACAGGAAGCTCAAGCCTCTTTAGGACAAGATGAAACTGTTGCCGACAGTGATGAAACTTATCAAGACATGCCTTGTACCCAGCAAATGCTTCTAATGGAAACAGATGCAATGGATACAGAGAGTTTCTTGCAGATTGGAGCCCAACATTTCGAAATCCCTACGGAATGTACATGCACCCAGGATTCCGTCGGAGTATCCACTCAGCCTCTTCAGACAAACGACGATTTGCTTCAGTTCTATAACCCAGGATATTATAACACGGCATTCTCAGACATGTATCTCCCCGGTCTGACTAACCGGCCGCTCTCGACGGTCCAGAATCCAGGATTGGGGTCCCCTCAGAATGATTCGTTTAGCTGGTTGATGGATTCGTCAGCCCCTAACAATAGACTCCTAGAAACGGAAGATAACTTTGACGTCGCAGAGTTCATTAGTCCCGAATACTTGACCCAATGA
- the HSP60 gene encoding chaperonin (BUSCO:105401at4751~EggNog:ENOG410PHYR~COG:O~BUSCO:4322at33183), protein MHRALSASSRASVLSSAASTRGQLSHFRPALSSGLNLQQQRYAHKELKFGVEGRAALLKGVDTLAKAVTTTLGPKGRNVLIESSYGSPKITKDGVTVAKAISLQDKFENLGARLLQDVASKTNEIAGDGTTTATVLARAIFSETVKNVAAGCNPMDLRRGIQAAVDSVVEYLQANKREITTSEEIAQVATISANGDTHIGKLISNAMERVGKEGVITVKDGKTIEDELEVTEGMRFDRGYVSPYFITDTKTQKVEFEKPLILLSEKKISAVQDIIPALEASTTLRRPLVIIAEDIEGEALAVCILNKLRGQLQVAAVKAPGFGDNRKSILGDIGILTNSTVFTDELDMKLDKATPDMLGSTGSITITKEDTIILNGEGSKDAIAQRCEQIRSIIADPATSEYEKEKLQERLAKLSGGVAVIKVGGASEVEVGEKKDRVVDALNATRAAVEEGILPGGGTALLKASANGLKDVKPANFDQQLGVSIVKSAIQRPARTIVENAGLEGSVIVGKLTDEFAGDFNRGFDSAKGEYVDMIGAGIVDPLKVVRTALVDASGVASLLGTTEVAIVEAPEEKAPAAAGMGGMGGMGGMGGMY, encoded by the exons ATGCATAGAGCTCTCTCAGCTTCCTCAAGGGCTTCGGTCCTTTCTTCCGCTGCTTCCACGCGCGGACAGCTATCTCATTTCAGACCTGCCTTGTCCTCCGGGCTGAACCTCCAGCAGCAAAGATATGCTCACAAG GAACTCAAATTCGGCGTTGAAGGACGTGCAGCCCTCCTCAAGGGTGTCGACACGCTGGCCAAAGCTGTTACCACCACATTGGGTCCCAAGGGAAGGAATGTTTTGATTGAGTCTTCATACGGCTCCCCAAAAATTACTAAAG ACGGTGTCACGGTTGCCAAAGCTATCTCATTGCAAGACAAATTCGAGAATCTCGGCGCCCGTCTTCTCCAAGACGTTGCTTCCAAGACAAACGAAATTGCTGGTGATGGAACGACAACGGCGACCGTGCTTGCACGTGCTATCTTTTCCGAGACCGTCAAGAATGTTGCTGCTGGCTGCAACCCAATGGACTTGAGAAGAGGCATTCAGGCCGCCGTTGACTCCGTCGTCGAATATCTTCAAGCAAATAAGAGAGAGATCACCACCAGCGAAGAGATTGCGCAGGTGGCTACGATCTCTGCTAACGGGGACACCCATATCGGAAAGTTGATCTCCAACGCAATGGAAAGAGTTGGAAAGGAAGGTGTGATTACGGTTAAGGACGGAAAGACCATTGAAGACGAGCTTGAGGTTACCGAGGGCATGCGATTTGACCGCGGCTATGTTTCCCCTTACTTTATCACCGATACCAAAACTCAGAAGGTTGAGTTTGAAAAGCCTCTTATTCTCCTCTCTGAGAAGAAGATCTCTGCCGTCCAGGATATTATCCCCGCCCTTGAGGCCTCTACCACCCTCCGCCGACCACTAGTTATCATTGCTGAGGATATTGAGGGCGAGGCTCTCGCAGTCTGCATTCTCAATAAACTGCGTGGCCAACTTCAAGTCGCTGCCGTCAAGGCTCCTGGCTTCGGTGATAACCGCAAGAGCATCCTTGGTGACATTGGTATCTTGACCAACTCTACCGTGTTCACAGATGAGCTTGATATGAAGCTTGACAAGGCTACCCCAGATATGCTCGGCTCCACGGGCtccatcaccatcaccaaGGAGGACACTATTATCCTGAACGGTGAGGGCAGCAAGGATGCCATTGCTCAGAGGTGCGAGCAAATTAGAAGCATCATTGCTGATCCTGCCACCTCCGAATACGAGAAGGAGAAGCTTCAGGAGCGTCTAGCTAAACTCTCTGGTGGTGTTGCTGTCATCAAGGTCGGCGGTGCTTCTGAAGTTGAAGTTGGAGAGAAGAAGGACCGTGTTGTTGATGCCCTGAACGCTACCCGCGCTGCTGTTGAGGAGGGTATTCTCCCTGGCGGAGGTACCGCCTTGCTCAAGGCTTCCGCCAATGGTTTGAAAGACGTCAAGCCagccaactttgaccagcAGCTGGGTGTCAGCATTGTTAAGAGTGCCATCCAGAGACCTGCTCGTACTATTGTTGAGAATGCTGGGTTGGAGGGTAGCGTCATTGTGGGCAAGCTTACAGATGAATTTGCGGGAGATTTCAATAGAGGCTTCGATAGCGCCAAGGGAGAGTACGTTGATATGATTGGGGCTGGAATTGTCGACCCATTGAAGGTTGTTCGCACCGCTCTTGTCGATGCCAGTGGTGTTGCATCCCTACTCGGTACCACCGAGGTCGCAATCGTTGAAGCTCCTGAGGAGAAGGCGCCCGCTGCTGCTGGTATGGGCGGCATGGGCGGCATGGGAGGAATGGGCGGTATGTACTAA
- a CDS encoding uncharacterized protein (EggNog:ENOG410PQ05~COG:Z~BUSCO:15770at33183), with amino-acid sequence MSVDSGVSINPDCISAFNELRLGRGKTKFIIFKIADNRREIVVEEASKEPDYEIFREKLEGAKDSKGNPAPRYAVYDVEFELEGGEGKRSKIVFISWVPSETPTFWSMLYATSRQTLKNALNPHTSIHADDKAELEWKNVLTEASGGMATK; translated from the exons ATGTCG GTCGATTCGGG TGTCTCCATAAACCCAGATTGCATCAGTGCTTTCAACGAACTGCGGCTCGGTCGAGGAAAGACAAAGTTCATCATCTTTAAGATCGCTGATAACCGACGAGAAATTGTTGTGGAGGAGGCCTCAAAGGAGCCAGACTACGAGATTTTCCGTGAGAAGCTCGAGGGCGCGAAAGATTCGAAAGGAAACCCGGCTCCAAGATACGCTGTTTACGATGTAGAATTTGAGCTTGAAGGGGGAGAGGGCAAGCG AAGCAAAATTGTCTTCATCTCATGGGTGCCGAGTGAAACGCCAACGTTC TGGTCAATGCTTTACGCGACTAGCCGACAAACTTTGAAAAACGCCCTTAACCCGCACACAAGCATCCACGCAGACGACAAGGCCGAGCTTGAATGGAAGAACGTGCTCACCGAGGCGAGCGGCGGCATGGCTACCAAATAG